A section of the Bifidobacterium sp. ESL0728 genome encodes:
- a CDS encoding beta-galactosidase: MSTRRTYRWPQPLDGQRQRLWYGGDYNPDQWPEEIWDDDIRLMRKAKVNLVSLGIFSWAKIETSDGVFDFDWLDRIVGKLGKAGIAVDMASATASPPMWLTQKHPEVLWRDERGDICWPGARQHWRPTSPVFREYALRLCRQMAEHFKDNPYVVSWHVSNEYGCHNRFDYSDDAMCAFQKWCKARYGTIEAVNDAWGTSFWAQRMNDFSEIIPPRFIGEGNFMNPGKLLDFKRFSSDALKDFYKAERDTLAQITPDKPLTTNFMVSTGGTPLDYDDWGDEVDFVSNDHYFVPGEQHLDELAWSASLVDGIARKKPWFLMENSTGAVNWRPVNYRKEPGQTVRDALAHVAMGADAVCYFQWRQSRAGAEKFHSAMVPHAGENSQIFRDVCELGDDLRKLSEAGLEGTELKKSSVAIVFDYQSEWATEHSANPTQKVRHFTEPLDWFRAFADLGITADMVPMRSDWDTYEVAVLPCVYLLSEVDSNRIRRYVSNGGKLFVTYYTGISDEHDHVWLGGYPGSIRDVVGVRSEEFTPMGDDFPGALDHLNLSNGAVAHDLADWITSTSPDATVLAAYQAEERTGMNDVPAIVVNPFGTGKCVYVGCKLGRDGLRLSLPQALDEMGVGYPREADAGHVLRVERKSEDGRRTFLFYFNRGDDDVKVEFEGEIVVSSLVQSETRNTASISPNGVLIVKGQ, from the coding sequence ATGAGTACACGCAGAACATATCGTTGGCCGCAGCCTCTTGACGGCCAAAGGCAGAGGCTCTGGTACGGAGGTGATTACAATCCCGACCAATGGCCGGAAGAGATTTGGGATGACGACATCCGACTGATGCGTAAAGCGAAGGTCAACTTGGTCTCACTTGGTATTTTTTCATGGGCCAAGATAGAAACCAGTGATGGTGTCTTTGACTTCGATTGGCTTGACCGCATCGTCGGCAAGCTCGGCAAGGCCGGCATCGCGGTGGACATGGCCTCCGCCACTGCTTCGCCGCCGATGTGGCTGACACAGAAGCATCCGGAGGTGCTTTGGCGTGACGAGCGTGGGGATATTTGCTGGCCCGGCGCCCGTCAGCACTGGCGCCCCACTTCGCCGGTGTTCCGCGAGTACGCCTTGAGACTTTGCCGCCAAATGGCCGAACATTTCAAGGACAATCCTTACGTTGTCTCTTGGCATGTCAGTAACGAATACGGCTGCCACAACCGCTTCGATTATTCCGATGACGCCATGTGTGCCTTCCAGAAGTGGTGCAAGGCACGTTACGGCACCATTGAGGCCGTCAACGACGCCTGGGGCACGTCATTCTGGGCGCAACGGATGAATGATTTCAGCGAGATCATTCCCCCGCGCTTTATCGGTGAGGGCAATTTCATGAATCCTGGCAAACTGCTTGATTTCAAGCGGTTCAGCTCGGATGCCCTGAAGGATTTCTACAAGGCGGAACGCGATACCTTGGCTCAGATTACCCCGGACAAGCCGTTGACGACCAACTTCATGGTCAGCACTGGCGGTACACCGCTTGACTATGACGACTGGGGCGATGAGGTCGATTTCGTCTCCAACGACCATTATTTCGTGCCGGGCGAGCAACATCTGGATGAGTTGGCCTGGTCCGCCTCATTGGTTGACGGTATTGCCCGCAAAAAGCCATGGTTCCTCATGGAGAATTCGACGGGTGCCGTCAATTGGCGCCCCGTCAACTATCGCAAGGAACCGGGGCAGACGGTTCGTGACGCGCTGGCGCATGTGGCCATGGGCGCCGACGCGGTCTGCTATTTCCAGTGGCGGCAGTCGCGTGCAGGCGCCGAGAAATTCCACAGCGCCATGGTGCCCCACGCCGGTGAAAACAGCCAGATTTTCCGTGATGTCTGTGAACTCGGCGACGATTTGCGCAAGCTTTCCGAAGCCGGTCTCGAAGGAACCGAACTAAAGAAATCCTCTGTCGCCATCGTCTTCGATTACCAGAGCGAATGGGCCACGGAGCATAGCGCCAACCCCACGCAGAAGGTTCGCCATTTCACCGAACCTTTGGACTGGTTCCGTGCTTTCGCCGATTTGGGAATCACCGCCGACATGGTGCCGATGAGAAGTGATTGGGATACCTATGAGGTGGCAGTGCTCCCGTGTGTCTATCTGTTGAGCGAGGTCGATTCGAATCGGATTCGCCGATACGTGTCGAATGGCGGAAAGCTGTTCGTGACGTACTATACCGGCATTTCCGATGAGCACGATCACGTCTGGCTTGGCGGCTATCCAGGTTCGATTCGAGATGTCGTAGGGGTCAGGAGCGAGGAATTCACGCCGATGGGTGATGATTTCCCTGGCGCCCTCGATCATCTGAACCTGAGCAATGGGGCAGTGGCCCACGATCTGGCGGATTGGATCACCTCAACGTCGCCGGATGCAACGGTGCTCGCAGCCTACCAGGCCGAAGAACGCACCGGCATGAACGATGTTCCGGCCATTGTGGTCAATCCGTTCGGAACGGGCAAGTGCGTTTACGTCGGTTGTAAATTGGGACGTGATGGTTTGCGACTTTCTTTGCCGCAGGCGCTTGACGAGATGGGCGTTGGATATCCGCGTGAGGCGGATGCCGGTCATGTGCTTCGCGTGGAACGAAAGAGCGAAGACGGCCGGCGTACATTCCTGTTCTATTTCAACCGTGGCGACGATGATGTGAAAGTCGAGTTCGAGGGAGAAATCGTGGTGTCTTCATTGGTACAAAGCGAGACACGAAATACGGCTTCGATTTCACCCAACGGCGTCCTCATAGTGAAAGGACAATGA
- a CDS encoding extracellular solute-binding protein — protein MKFTKQVIAMVGAAAMLVPLAACGGSNSSSADSSKGGKTSILVWSWDSTLPRTVKGFEKANPDITVKVTNAGTNKKEYTALNNAMSAGKGAPDVAQIEYYALPEYVIRNNVTNLSDMGASGYKSFYTPGTWNSVNINGGVYALPMDSGPMAFFYNKEVFDKAGVTQVPTTWDEFYDAAKKIRATGNYITSDSGDAGFFDSMTWQAGAKPFDTSKDGKTVTINLTGNDKVKKWTDFEQKLIDEDLIDTKTPGWSDDWNKGLGDGSIASLLTGAWMPYNLLSGAPQASGKWRVAQMPTWEKGGTENSENGGSSLALMKTKDSAKAKAAYKFMEYACHNKEGIKTRVDGGAFPADNNTLSSSDFLNMTSMTDAKGQPNEYFGGQKFNEELAKAAKNVLPGYKFLPFEVYARGVFADDAGGAFTDKKITLDKGIEAWQKNMTDYAKQQGYTVKQ, from the coding sequence ATGAAGTTCACTAAGCAAGTGATCGCAATGGTCGGGGCGGCTGCCATGTTGGTGCCGTTGGCTGCATGCGGCGGTTCGAACAGTTCCTCTGCGGATTCGTCGAAAGGCGGCAAGACCTCGATTCTCGTATGGTCCTGGGATTCGACGCTGCCTCGTACCGTGAAAGGCTTTGAGAAAGCCAACCCGGATATCACCGTGAAGGTGACCAACGCAGGAACGAACAAGAAGGAATACACCGCGCTCAACAACGCAATGTCCGCAGGCAAGGGCGCGCCTGACGTGGCCCAGATCGAATATTATGCGTTGCCTGAATATGTCATCCGCAACAATGTGACCAACCTTTCGGATATGGGAGCTTCGGGATACAAGAGCTTCTACACCCCGGGCACATGGAATTCGGTCAACATCAATGGCGGAGTCTATGCGCTGCCGATGGATTCCGGCCCCATGGCCTTCTTCTACAACAAGGAGGTCTTCGACAAGGCCGGAGTCACCCAAGTGCCGACGACCTGGGACGAGTTCTATGATGCGGCCAAGAAAATCCGCGCCACCGGTAACTACATCACCTCCGATTCCGGCGATGCGGGCTTCTTCGATTCGATGACCTGGCAGGCCGGCGCGAAGCCGTTCGATACCAGCAAGGACGGCAAGACCGTCACCATCAACCTGACCGGCAACGACAAGGTCAAGAAGTGGACCGATTTCGAGCAGAAGCTCATCGACGAGGACCTGATCGACACCAAGACGCCGGGCTGGTCCGATGACTGGAACAAGGGCCTGGGCGACGGCTCCATCGCCTCGCTGCTCACCGGTGCATGGATGCCCTACAACCTGCTTTCCGGCGCTCCGCAGGCATCCGGCAAGTGGCGCGTGGCGCAGATGCCGACCTGGGAGAAGGGCGGCACCGAGAACTCCGAGAACGGAGGTTCCTCGCTCGCTCTGATGAAGACCAAGGACAGCGCCAAGGCCAAGGCCGCGTACAAGTTCATGGAATATGCCTGCCACAACAAGGAAGGCATCAAGACCCGTGTTGACGGCGGCGCTTTCCCGGCCGACAACAACACGCTTTCCTCCAGCGACTTCCTGAACATGACTTCGATGACCGACGCCAAGGGTCAGCCCAACGAGTACTTCGGCGGACAGAAGTTTAACGAGGAGCTTGCCAAGGCCGCCAAGAACGTGCTTCCTGGCTACAAGTTCCTTCCGTTCGAGGTCTATGCCCGCGGTGTCTTCGCCGATGACGCCGGCGGCGCCTTCACCGACAAGAAAATCACCCTCGACAAGGGTATCGAGGCCTGGCAGAAGAATATGACCGACTACGCCAAGCAGCAGGGCTACACCGTTAAGCAATAA
- a CDS encoding sugar ABC transporter substrate-binding protein: MCACLLLASTTGCGGQDNRTVITVWSWEPSMQTEARDFEKANPDIRVDIKSTSGYDNLNSAIQDGYNMPDVVQLEYFALPQYAVSGQLRDITDQTQDYGDNYTPGTWSSVHTNGRVYGVPMDSGPMAFFYNDDVFRQAGVDASQIHTWNDYYEAAKKLKAIGVYIAADSGDASFYNAMIWLNGGRPFHTTGDGKTVTVNLTDDAGTQNFSEFWQKMIDEGLINTQLNTWSDGWKSALAVGNVASVFTGAWMPSLLLSDVPGSAGLWRVAPMPTADGAQTNSENGGSALAVLNLTRKPEAAMRFIRYVCLDRSGIAKRVDGGAFPADKATLNSHAFLTKTTIRDSRGIDVPYFGGQQFNRVLSSAAENVSVGYQYLPFEVYARGDFKATVGQSYKWANAMRAVQKTQDRINAGQTNPDGSALTLPQDPGPKISLMQGIGLWQKDIKEYGNNQGFAVQ; this comes from the coding sequence ATGTGCGCTTGTCTGCTGCTCGCTTCCACAACCGGCTGCGGGGGGCAAGACAACCGGACCGTTATCACCGTCTGGTCGTGGGAACCAAGCATGCAGACCGAGGCCCGGGATTTTGAAAAGGCCAATCCCGACATTCGCGTCGACATCAAGTCCACCAGTGGCTATGACAATCTCAATTCCGCCATTCAGGACGGCTACAACATGCCCGACGTGGTGCAGCTCGAGTATTTTGCCCTCCCTCAGTATGCGGTAAGTGGCCAGCTGCGTGACATCACTGACCAGACGCAGGACTACGGCGACAACTACACGCCAGGCACGTGGTCGAGTGTGCACACCAATGGCCGGGTTTATGGGGTGCCGATGGATTCGGGGCCGATGGCCTTTTTCTACAACGATGACGTCTTCCGTCAGGCGGGTGTCGACGCCTCGCAGATCCATACATGGAACGATTACTATGAAGCGGCTAAAAAGCTCAAGGCGATAGGCGTCTATATCGCCGCAGATTCCGGGGACGCAAGCTTCTACAATGCGATGATCTGGCTTAATGGAGGCCGGCCGTTCCATACCACCGGTGATGGCAAAACCGTTACTGTCAATCTCACCGATGATGCAGGAACGCAGAATTTCAGCGAGTTCTGGCAGAAAATGATCGACGAGGGGCTGATCAATACTCAGCTGAACACCTGGTCCGACGGATGGAAAAGCGCGCTTGCGGTGGGAAATGTCGCTTCCGTGTTTACCGGGGCGTGGATGCCGTCTCTGCTGCTTTCCGACGTTCCGGGCAGTGCAGGGCTGTGGCGCGTCGCCCCGATGCCGACGGCGGATGGAGCACAAACCAATTCTGAGAACGGTGGTTCGGCCCTTGCCGTGTTGAACCTGACACGCAAGCCGGAAGCCGCAATGCGTTTCATCCGTTACGTCTGCCTCGACCGGTCCGGCATTGCCAAACGTGTGGACGGCGGCGCGTTCCCTGCGGACAAGGCGACACTGAACAGCCATGCGTTCCTGACGAAAACGACGATTCGGGATTCGCGCGGCATCGATGTACCTTATTTCGGCGGGCAGCAATTCAACCGTGTGCTTTCGAGTGCCGCGGAGAACGTGTCGGTCGGCTACCAGTATCTGCCCTTCGAGGTCTATGCCCGAGGTGATTTCAAAGCGACGGTGGGGCAGTCGTATAAATGGGCGAATGCCATGCGTGCGGTGCAAAAGACACAGGATCGGATCAATGCCGGGCAGACCAACCCGGATGGCAGCGCATTGACATTGCCCCAGGATCCCGGCCCCAAGATCAGCCTGATGCAAGGGATCGGGCTATGGCAGAAAGACATCAAGGAATACGGCAACAACCAGGGCTTTGCAGTGCAATAA
- a CDS encoding type III pantothenate kinase, whose protein sequence is MLLAIDIGNTNIEIGVVDDSSPDASIIDTWRITTKTFRTSDEYGLLLLQFLESGGYASDDVDDVIVASVVPQIMHSFRSSIVKFLDIDPIIVGPGVKSGLSIRMDDPKSLGADCLADCVGAYATYGGPVLVADFGTATTFNYVDGNKAITAGLISPGLQTSISSLVSGTAQLPEVEITRPDSILAKGTKTAMQAGLYYNFLGGIERTIKQFHREIEEDFKVVATGGLGSIFKDDTDTIDVYDPELIFKGMSIIYRLNV, encoded by the coding sequence ATGCTACTCGCAATTGATATCGGCAACACAAACATCGAAATCGGCGTGGTGGATGACAGCTCCCCTGACGCCTCCATCATCGACACTTGGCGTATCACCACCAAAACCTTTAGAACCAGCGACGAATACGGTCTACTTCTGCTTCAATTCCTCGAGTCCGGCGGATATGCCTCCGATGACGTCGATGATGTCATTGTCGCCTCGGTCGTTCCTCAGATCATGCATTCCTTCCGTTCCAGCATCGTCAAATTCCTTGATATCGACCCGATTATCGTCGGCCCCGGTGTCAAATCCGGACTTTCCATCCGTATGGACGATCCGAAATCGCTAGGCGCGGACTGTCTCGCGGATTGCGTAGGCGCGTACGCAACGTACGGCGGCCCCGTGCTGGTGGCGGATTTCGGCACGGCCACCACCTTCAATTACGTCGACGGCAACAAAGCCATCACCGCAGGGCTGATCAGTCCTGGTCTGCAAACCTCGATTAGCTCTCTGGTATCCGGCACTGCCCAGCTGCCTGAAGTCGAAATCACGCGCCCAGATTCGATTCTGGCCAAGGGCACGAAAACGGCCATGCAAGCCGGCCTATATTACAATTTCCTCGGTGGCATCGAACGCACCATCAAGCAATTTCACCGGGAGATAGAGGAAGATTTCAAGGTGGTTGCCACCGGTGGCCTCGGCTCGATTTTCAAAGATGACACCGATACCATCGACGTCTACGATCCGGAACTCATTTTCAAAGGGATGTCGATCATCTACCGCCTCAACGTATAA
- a CDS encoding ABC transporter substrate-binding protein, whose amino-acid sequence MPTNSGAYGENDATDNQATGNNKNGMEASDAGNLANRGGGSQNAGRADVVGDTASDGDANDTGNSVNTGSSEASVAGDSLKAGDDNVTGHSVNANDAHANVAGQPSNSENAVANGDAGSNCDVKADANSAGSTDETLNAHVKGGNAGYGFGGSGNGKAGKAKKKGWIWAIIAAVVVVALIAAFVVIRNQKADTEPAKMHTADSVTIGLKLAPTNLDIRNQSGSSLDQVLVGNVYEGLVARDSNNKVVPGLAKSWEKNADGTSYTFHLNRGMNFSNGDKLDANDVAWSINELVTKHYHDSESLMNFKSVTATDADTVKLDLTAPYANLLWELACRPGLVFDKNANYDMKTQAVGSGPYTVAKFVPNDSITLKANPNYWGAHKAVTPTIVLRYFGDDNAAVNALKSGDVQVLAPVTENLAEPFVKDDAHYRVADGDDTDKYVLAMNSKGSKTSDVHVRQAIRYAIDHKQLIASRGGADKPLGGPIPSLDPGYQDLTGLYPHNVDKAKALMKEAGYAPDHPLELRLTYANTYGTELGDQLRSQLKPIGIDLKVNVVEFSTWLQDVLKNKDYDLSLVDHNESHDFSQWTQDAYYYNYSNQKVKDYYNQAMAASSDSQRDALLAKAARVVSVDAPADWLFNYRITTAMKRGVSGFPLNLNQTLLPLYNVRYMTPTK is encoded by the coding sequence ATGCCTACCAATTCAGGTGCGTACGGTGAAAACGACGCAACCGATAACCAAGCAACAGGCAACAACAAAAACGGAATGGAGGCCAGCGACGCTGGAAATTTGGCGAACCGTGGCGGCGGTTCGCAGAATGCTGGGCGTGCCGACGTTGTCGGTGACACAGCGAGTGACGGGGACGCCAACGATACCGGTAACTCGGTGAACACAGGCAGTAGTGAGGCGAGCGTTGCCGGTGATTCGCTAAAAGCCGGAGATGACAACGTTACCGGTCACTCCGTGAACGCAAATGACGCTCACGCCAATGTTGCCGGCCAGCCTTCGAATTCAGAGAATGCCGTCGCAAACGGGGACGCTGGTAGTAACTGCGATGTCAAAGCCGACGCAAACAGCGCGGGCAGCACCGATGAGACGCTCAATGCGCATGTCAAAGGCGGCAACGCCGGTTATGGTTTCGGCGGTAGTGGCAACGGCAAAGCCGGAAAAGCCAAGAAAAAAGGCTGGATCTGGGCCATTATCGCGGCTGTGGTCGTGGTGGCGCTTATCGCTGCTTTCGTGGTAATCCGCAATCAAAAGGCCGATACTGAACCTGCCAAGATGCATACTGCCGATTCCGTGACCATCGGGCTCAAGCTCGCGCCCACGAACCTTGACATTCGCAATCAGTCGGGTTCCTCACTCGACCAGGTGCTTGTCGGCAACGTTTACGAAGGGCTTGTCGCTCGCGATTCCAATAACAAGGTCGTGCCGGGGCTGGCCAAAAGCTGGGAGAAGAACGCCGACGGCACGAGCTATACGTTCCATCTGAACCGAGGCATGAACTTCTCCAACGGCGACAAGCTCGACGCCAATGACGTGGCTTGGTCCATCAACGAATTGGTGACCAAGCATTACCACGATTCCGAATCGCTGATGAACTTCAAGTCCGTCACTGCCACCGACGCCGATACCGTCAAACTCGATTTGACCGCCCCCTACGCCAATCTCTTGTGGGAGCTTGCCTGCCGGCCGGGACTGGTGTTCGATAAGAACGCCAACTACGACATGAAAACGCAGGCGGTGGGCTCCGGGCCATATACCGTCGCCAAGTTCGTGCCGAACGATTCCATCACATTGAAGGCCAATCCGAACTATTGGGGTGCGCACAAGGCCGTCACCCCGACCATCGTGTTGCGCTATTTCGGCGATGACAATGCGGCCGTCAACGCCCTGAAATCCGGGGATGTTCAGGTGCTTGCGCCCGTGACCGAAAATCTTGCGGAACCTTTTGTGAAAGATGACGCGCACTATCGCGTTGCGGACGGCGATGACACCGACAAGTACGTGCTTGCCATGAATTCCAAGGGTTCCAAGACCTCGGACGTGCACGTGCGTCAGGCAATTCGCTATGCCATCGACCACAAGCAGCTCATCGCCTCTCGCGGCGGGGCCGACAAACCGTTGGGCGGACCGATTCCTTCGCTTGATCCGGGTTATCAAGACTTGACCGGTCTTTATCCGCACAACGTCGACAAGGCCAAGGCGCTGATGAAGGAAGCCGGTTATGCGCCCGACCATCCGCTTGAGCTGCGGCTGACCTACGCCAACACCTACGGCACCGAGCTTGGCGACCAGCTGCGCAGCCAGCTCAAGCCCATCGGCATCGATTTGAAGGTCAACGTGGTCGAATTCTCCACGTGGCTGCAGGACGTGCTCAAGAACAAGGATTACGATTTGTCGCTGGTCGACCACAACGAAAGTCACGACTTCTCGCAGTGGACCCAAGACGCCTACTATTACAACTACAGCAACCAGAAAGTCAAGGACTACTACAACCAGGCGATGGCCGCTTCCAGCGATTCCCAGCGCGATGCGTTGCTGGCCAAGGCTGCCCGTGTGGTAAGCGTCGACGCCCCGGCCGATTGGCTGTTCAACTACCGCATCACCACGGCGATGAAGAGGGGCGTATCGGGCTTCCCGCTCAACTTGAACCAGACGCTGTTGCCGCTCTACAACGTGAGATATATGACGCCGACCAAGTAG
- a CDS encoding ABC transporter permease has product MRFVIRRFLLFVAALLAISVVIFAALRILPGDVASVMAGLNAPPERVAQLRSQMGLDRPLIVQYFSWLGGLLRGNFGTSLLTGRSISSTVAMRASVTFPLIVLGLVVALAIGLTLGVVATLATRPAVRSAFHFVAIVGGAIPALWGGLLLILLFGRGTGLLGILPSQGFPEAGWSSFGSALASLVLPALTVGIIDGASLMRYTRSALGDVMNSGYMDQAMACGYTRRQAALKVGLRLATPQLVSVVGLMFAGMITGVMVIENLFALPGIGAGLVTDLGNRDLVAVQSELFMLAAFFLLVGFLVDLLHRFLDPRLKHAVQGGAQ; this is encoded by the coding sequence GTGCGATTCGTCATTCGGCGTTTCCTGCTATTTGTGGCGGCGCTGCTCGCCATTTCGGTGGTGATTTTCGCGGCGCTGCGCATTCTGCCGGGCGACGTGGCCAGCGTGATGGCTGGGCTCAACGCACCCCCGGAGCGCGTGGCTCAGCTGCGCTCGCAGATGGGGCTCGACCGGCCGCTGATTGTGCAGTACTTCAGTTGGTTGGGCGGTTTGTTGCGAGGAAACTTTGGCACCTCACTTCTGACCGGCCGTTCGATCAGCTCGACGGTCGCCATGCGCGCTTCCGTTACTTTTCCGCTGATTGTGTTGGGGCTTGTCGTGGCGCTCGCCATCGGCCTGACGCTTGGGGTTGTGGCTACTTTGGCTACGCGTCCGGCAGTGCGTTCCGCGTTCCATTTCGTCGCCATCGTTGGGGGTGCCATTCCCGCGTTGTGGGGAGGGTTGCTGCTGATTCTGCTCTTTGGACGTGGCACAGGGTTGTTGGGGATACTGCCCTCGCAGGGATTTCCTGAGGCTGGTTGGAGCAGTTTCGGTTCGGCGTTGGCCTCGCTGGTGCTGCCGGCGTTGACGGTCGGCATCATCGACGGTGCAAGTCTTATGCGCTATACACGCTCGGCGTTGGGTGACGTGATGAACAGCGGCTATATGGATCAGGCGATGGCCTGCGGCTATACGCGCCGTCAGGCCGCTCTCAAAGTCGGGCTGAGACTGGCGACGCCGCAGTTGGTGAGCGTGGTCGGTCTGATGTTCGCCGGCATGATCACCGGCGTCATGGTCATCGAAAACCTCTTCGCGCTACCTGGCATCGGAGCGGGCTTGGTCACTGACCTTGGCAACCGCGACCTCGTTGCTGTGCAAAGCGAACTCTTCATGCTGGCTGCCTTCTTCCTGTTGGTTGGCTTCCTTGTCGACTTGCTTCACCGCTTCCTCGACCCACGCCTGAAGCACGCCGTTCAAGGAGGTGCGCAATGA
- a CDS encoding ABC transporter permease: MTGNNEYATLEANRTGNEATNTRQDVGTSVENNVIQPSGKAAKSAKAKTSSKFTVVLRSIWIRSEGKFALIVLALWVAVSLVSLVWTPQSLWATDGYHVWAKPSASHWLGTDGTGADVFSWLMAGARTNLFIAILAVVFAGALGILLMSAMVSRNSALSNVSVVAVDALISIPTVLIALILAVPMGASVAVIVIACGIGYGLNLARIARPQALLAANSDYVASALSYGASGFSVMLDHILPNAMPTIMVQLSLSAGTAVLAESSLTYLGVGVPSGVPSWGHSLATSVKFINVYPLTVLWSGLIVTIVVVALNVFGDVLRDAVDSVTNPELRRS, from the coding sequence ATGACCGGAAATAATGAATACGCCACCCTCGAAGCAAATCGAACCGGCAACGAAGCTACAAATACGAGACAAGATGTTGGCACTTCGGTTGAAAACAATGTAATCCAGCCTTCAGGAAAAGCCGCTAAGAGCGCGAAAGCCAAAACTTCAAGTAAGTTCACCGTTGTTTTACGTTCTATCTGGATTCGCAGCGAAGGCAAGTTCGCGCTGATCGTATTGGCGCTGTGGGTTGCGGTTTCGCTGGTTTCGCTCGTCTGGACGCCGCAATCACTGTGGGCGACCGACGGCTATCATGTCTGGGCCAAGCCGTCTGCTTCGCACTGGCTGGGTACCGATGGCACCGGCGCGGATGTGTTCAGCTGGCTGATGGCAGGTGCTCGCACGAATCTTTTCATCGCGATCTTGGCCGTCGTCTTTGCCGGAGCGTTGGGCATATTGCTGATGAGCGCGATGGTTTCGCGAAACTCGGCATTGTCCAATGTTTCGGTGGTGGCGGTGGACGCGTTGATTTCCATCCCGACCGTGCTGATTGCCTTGATTCTGGCGGTTCCGATGGGCGCCTCGGTGGCCGTCATCGTCATTGCCTGCGGTATCGGCTACGGCCTCAATCTGGCGCGCATAGCACGGCCTCAGGCCTTGCTCGCGGCCAATTCCGACTATGTTGCCTCGGCGCTTTCCTACGGTGCTTCGGGATTCTCGGTGATGCTGGATCATATTCTGCCTAATGCGATGCCGACCATCATGGTTCAGCTTTCACTTTCCGCAGGAACTGCGGTGCTCGCCGAATCCAGCCTGACCTACCTCGGTGTCGGCGTGCCCAGCGGCGTGCCGAGCTGGGGTCATTCACTGGCTACGTCGGTCAAGTTCATCAATGTCTATCCACTGACCGTGCTCTGGTCCGGCCTTATCGTCACCATCGTGGTGGTGGCGTTGAACGTCTTCGGCGACGTGCTGCGCGATGCCGTCGATTCGGTGACCAATCCGGAATTGCGGAGGTCATAA
- a CDS encoding ABC transporter ATP-binding protein produces MSVDVNKLDISIGSQPIVHGVNLHIGDGERVGLIGSSGSGKSMISKAMLGLLPTNAKTEGSMMLGGTQVIGADESVLASLRGRYVGAVFQNPASSLNPVLTVGKQIELPLKLHYDLDKADRQTRVAAMLGKVGLDETTAMKYPSELSGGQQQRVGIATALITSPRLIIADEPTTALDSITQRQIVDLLVSLVDKAGASMLFITHDFSVLGRATTRCYVLDNGRIIESGKTSDLLNNPQNGQTKKLVEAARELTLAGADSH; encoded by the coding sequence ATGAGCGTTGATGTCAACAAACTTGATATTTCCATTGGAAGCCAGCCGATTGTGCACGGCGTGAATCTGCATATCGGCGACGGCGAACGGGTCGGGCTCATCGGCTCGTCCGGTTCCGGAAAATCCATGATTTCCAAGGCCATGCTTGGATTATTACCGACGAATGCAAAGACGGAAGGTTCCATGATGCTCGGTGGCACGCAGGTTATCGGGGCGGACGAAAGCGTTCTGGCAAGCTTGCGCGGACGTTACGTCGGCGCGGTGTTCCAGAATCCTGCGTCGTCGTTGAATCCGGTGCTCACCGTCGGCAAACAGATCGAACTGCCGCTGAAACTTCATTACGACTTGGACAAGGCCGACCGTCAGACGCGAGTCGCCGCGATGCTTGGAAAAGTTGGACTTGACGAGACTACCGCAATGAAATATCCAAGCGAGCTTTCCGGCGGTCAGCAGCAGCGCGTGGGCATCGCTACGGCCTTGATTACCTCGCCGCGGCTGATTATCGCCGACGAACCTACGACGGCACTCGACTCCATCACTCAGCGTCAGATTGTTGATCTGCTGGTTTCGTTGGTCGACAAGGCCGGCGCCTCGATGCTGTTCATTACCCATGATTTTTCGGTGCTCGGCCGAGCCACGACGCGATGCTATGTACTCGATAACGGCAGGATTATTGAATCGGGAAAGACCTCCGATTTGTTGAATAATCCTCAAAACGGACAGACGAAAAAGCTGGTCGAGGCCGCGCGAGAGCTGACTCTTGCTGGTGCAGACTCACACTAA